GTAAAACCGGTCGATTGGTCGTTTTCTTAAATACGCCCGGTGGTAGCGCCGAGACGGTTGAAAAGTTGGTAGAGATCATTAGGTTCCACTATTCGGAAATCTATTTTGTGGTTCCCGATGTTGCGATGTCTGCCGGAACGATCTTTTGCATGTCTGGTGACAAAATCTTCATGGACTATTCGTCGTCACTAGGGCCCATCGATCCTCAGATTTTTAACGGAACGCATTTCGTGCCTGCCCTGGGTTACCTTGATCAGGTTGAGAAGTTGCTAGAGAAGGCAAAAAGCGGCGAATTAACACAAGCCGAATTTTTGATTCTACAAAATATAGACCTCGCAATGCTCAATCAATTCGAGCAAGCCAGAAATTTGACAATCACATTGCTCAAAAAATGGCTTGTCGAATACAAGTTCAAGGATTGGGACATACATGAAACCAATGAAAACAAGAAAGGACAGCCGGTAACTCCGGAAGAGAAAGAGACGCGAGCTGAAGAGATCGCCTCGTTGCTTGGTGATAATAAAACCTGGCACTCGCATGGCCGGATGATAAGTTTGGCAACTTTGCAGACTCTGGTACGTCTAAAGATTGAGGATTATTCCAATGACGTGGAGCTTCGTGATATGATCAGAGAGTACAATGACCTTCTCACCGATTACATCGCGCGGACAAATCAACAGGCATTTTTTCATAATAGATTGTTTTTTTAACGTCCTCGGA
This sequence is a window from Acidobacteriota bacterium. Protein-coding genes within it:
- a CDS encoding ATP-dependent Clp protease proteolytic subunit — encoded protein: MIPKFDATIKELLLARLAALETHFSADVIFFYAQIQPGMERFFRNFIEELRQDNDNGGKTGRLVVFLNTPGGSAETVEKLVEIIRFHYSEIYFVVPDVAMSAGTIFCMSGDKIFMDYSSSLGPIDPQIFNGTHFVPALGYLDQVEKLLEKAKSGELTQAEFLILQNIDLAMLNQFEQARNLTITLLKKWLVEYKFKDWDIHETNENKKGQPVTPEEKETRAEEIASLLGDNKTWHSHGRMISLATLQTLVRLKIEDYSNDVELRDMIREYNDLLTDYIARTNQQAFFHNRLFF